One Alphaproteobacteria bacterium HT1-32 genomic region harbors:
- the ssb gene encoding single-stranded DNA-binding protein, translated as MAGSVNKVILIGNVGADPEIRFAQSGSKIANIRLATSESWKDKQSGERREKTEWHRIVCFSPGLSDVIERYVKKGSKLYIEGKLQTRKWQDQSGNDRYSTEVVLDGFGSTLTMLDGRDGGGSGGGGGGYGGDDGGYGGGSSGGSGGGGDYGRGGGSAGGGFDRGDDLDDEIPF; from the coding sequence ATGGCAGGCTCGGTTAACAAGGTTATTCTCATTGGGAATGTCGGCGCGGATCCGGAGATCCGGTTTGCGCAAAGTGGCAGCAAGATCGCCAATATTCGGCTCGCAACATCGGAAAGCTGGAAAGACAAGCAATCCGGCGAGCGCCGGGAAAAAACGGAATGGCATCGGATTGTCTGCTTTTCTCCGGGCCTGAGTGACGTGATCGAGCGTTATGTCAAAAAGGGCTCGAAGCTCTATATCGAAGGCAAGCTCCAGACCCGGAAATGGCAGGATCAGAGCGGAAATGATCGCTATTCAACGGAAGTTGTTCTGGATGGTTTCGGTTCGACACTGACCATGCTGGATGGCCGCGATGGTGGTGGATCCGGCGGCGGTGGCGGCGGTTATGGTGGCGACGATGGTGGCTATGGCGGCGGCAGCAGTGGCGGCAGCGGTGGTGGTGGCGACTATGGTCGTGGCGGCGGGTCTGCCGGCGGCGGGTTCGACCGGGGTGACGATCTGGACGACGAAATTCCCTTCTGA
- a CDS encoding EamA family transporter has translation MRITLLTEPAIFLPWRCHEVPFICGHCTVFYAAFQTHLSTDSTREPQMNLREWTMLSALALMWGSAFMFTKLALAGASPMEVALVRSAMGLVILLVAVLYLRSSGHQLSMPPKVITFWLGLTGAALPFILMAWGQQFIDSALAGILVSAVPVFTVLIGHFVEGETRMTRRSITGVLLGLTGVAFVIGPNALGGLTDGLIGQLAIILAALGYGCASLIGRRVSGHSPVLLGAGQMIVSLMVIAPAYVAVEGPGLPEMSGMSWLFVCILALVASALPPILMFRLLRTVTAAQLSLVSYLVPVVAMLWGVLLFGESLHIEQIAGFALILASLWAINRRRPEDIHTRK, from the coding sequence ATGAGAATAACCTTGTTAACCGAGCCTGCCATTTTTCTTCCCTGGCGTTGTCATGAGGTGCCTTTTATATGCGGGCACTGTACAGTTTTTTACGCTGCCTTCCAGACGCACTTATCCACAGATAGCACCAGAGAACCTCAGATGAACCTCCGCGAATGGACGATGCTTTCCGCCCTCGCCCTGATGTGGGGAAGTGCTTTCATGTTTACGAAGCTGGCACTGGCTGGCGCATCGCCGATGGAAGTCGCGCTGGTCCGCTCCGCCATGGGGCTGGTGATACTGCTGGTTGCTGTCCTGTATCTGCGCAGTAGCGGGCATCAGCTGAGCATGCCGCCAAAAGTCATCACTTTCTGGCTGGGCCTGACCGGTGCTGCCCTGCCCTTCATCCTTATGGCCTGGGGGCAGCAGTTCATCGACAGCGCACTGGCTGGCATTCTGGTTTCTGCCGTCCCGGTTTTCACCGTCCTCATCGGTCATTTCGTTGAGGGTGAGACCAGAATGACCCGCCGGTCCATCACCGGCGTTCTGCTTGGCCTGACCGGTGTTGCCTTTGTTATTGGGCCCAATGCCCTCGGCGGACTGACAGACGGTCTGATCGGGCAACTGGCCATCATCCTGGCCGCACTGGGATATGGCTGCGCCTCACTGATTGGCCGGAGGGTATCCGGTCATTCCCCGGTATTGCTGGGGGCCGGACAGATGATTGTCAGCCTGATGGTCATTGCCCCCGCTTATGTCGCCGTCGAAGGTCCGGGCCTGCCGGAAATGTCGGGCATGTCCTGGCTTTTTGTCTGTATCCTTGCTCTGGTCGCCTCTGCCCTGCCGCCGATCCTGATGTTCCGGCTGCTCCGTACCGTCACCGCAGCCCAGCTGTCACTTGTCAGCTATCTTGTTCCCGTCGTCGCCATGCTCTGGGGTGTGCTGCTGTTCGGAGAAAGCCTTCATATTGAACAGATCGCCGGGTTTGCCCTGATTCTGGCAAGTCTCTGGGCTATCAACCGTCGGCGACCTGAAGATATCCACACCAGAAAATAA
- the uvrA gene encoding excinuclease ABC subunit UvrA, giving the protein MTSPTISIRGAREHNLKNVDIDLPRDSLVVLTGLSGSGKSSLAFDTVYAEGQRRYVESLSAYARQFLELMQKPDVDLIEGLSPAISIDQKTTSKNPRSTVGTVTEIYDYMRLMFARVGIPYSPATGLPIESQTISQMVDRIMEMPEDTRIFINAPVVRGRKGEYRKELADFRRRGFQRVKIDGTVYRIEDAPALDKKFKHNIDVVVDRVVIREDIAARLAESLEAALELTEGIVYIENADTEEQTVFSSKFACPESGFTIDEIEPRLFSFNNPFGACPSCDGLGVELMFDDNLVIPDTEKPLSLGAIDPWSNSSSRYYDQTLRSLARHYDFSLATPWSELPEKVRNVIMYGSGTEDITLEYDDGLRTYKTKKPFEGVVPNMQRRFRETDSSWVREELSKYQSNNDCSVCGGHRLKQEALAVKIGGLHIGEVTAMGISEARDWFSTINESLNEQRQAIAYRILREINERLGFLCNVGLEYLTLSRSSATLSGGESQRIRLASQIGSGLTGVLYVLDEPSIGLHSRDNERLLMTLKRLRDLGNTVLVVEHDEEAMRTADFLVDMGPGAGIHGGHVVAADVPDKVIANPDSLTGQYLAGYRQIDIPKKRRSANRNRFLTIKGARANNLQNVTAKIPMGTLTCITGVSGGGKSSLVIETLYKALARRMNGARALPGEHDSITGVEFLDKIIDIDQSPIGRTPRSNPATYTGAFTPIREWFAGLPVAKERGYSPGRFSFNVKGGRCEACQGDGVVKIEMHFLPDVYVQCDVCKGKRYNRETLEIRFRGKSIADVLDMTVEEGAEFFKAVPLIREKMDTLARVGLGYIHIGQRATTLSGGEAQRIKLSKELSKRATGKTLYILDEPTTGLHFEDIRRLLEVLQELVESGNTVVVIEHNMDVIKTADHVIDIGPEGGTGGGRIVATGTPEDIIEVAESYTGKFLKPLLERKPVKKSA; this is encoded by the coding sequence ATGACATCACCGACGATTTCCATTCGTGGCGCCCGCGAACATAACCTGAAAAATGTTGATATCGACCTGCCCCGGGACTCTCTGGTCGTCCTGACCGGGTTGAGCGGATCGGGCAAATCCTCTCTCGCTTTTGATACGGTTTATGCAGAGGGACAGCGGCGATATGTCGAGAGTCTCTCCGCCTATGCCCGGCAGTTTCTGGAACTGATGCAGAAACCTGATGTTGACCTGATCGAGGGTTTGTCACCGGCAATTTCGATTGATCAGAAAACCACATCGAAGAACCCGCGCTCGACCGTCGGTACGGTCACCGAAATCTATGACTATATGCGCCTGATGTTCGCCCGTGTCGGTATCCCTTATTCGCCGGCCACCGGCCTGCCGATTGAAAGTCAGACAATCAGCCAGATGGTCGACCGGATCATGGAAATGCCGGAAGATACCCGCATCTTCATCAATGCGCCGGTTGTTCGGGGCCGCAAGGGTGAATATCGCAAGGAACTGGCTGATTTCCGTCGCCGTGGCTTTCAGCGCGTCAAGATCGACGGCACGGTTTATCGTATTGAAGACGCACCTGCCCTCGACAAGAAGTTCAAACATAATATCGACGTGGTCGTTGACCGCGTGGTTATCCGGGAAGACATCGCGGCCCGGCTGGCGGAAAGTCTGGAGGCAGCGCTCGAACTGACGGAAGGCATTGTCTATATCGAGAATGCGGACACTGAGGAACAGACTGTATTCTCCTCAAAATTCGCCTGCCCCGAATCCGGTTTCACCATCGATGAAATCGAACCCCGGCTGTTCTCGTTCAACAACCCGTTCGGCGCCTGCCCGTCCTGCGACGGACTGGGTGTCGAGCTGATGTTTGACGACAATCTGGTGATCCCCGACACCGAGAAACCTCTGTCCCTTGGCGCTATCGACCCCTGGTCAAATTCCAGTTCCCGCTATTACGACCAGACCCTGCGCAGTCTGGCGAGGCACTATGATTTCAGTCTGGCAACCCCCTGGTCGGAACTGCCGGAGAAGGTCCGGAATGTCATCATGTATGGTTCCGGCACAGAAGACATTACGCTGGAATATGATGATGGTCTGCGCACCTATAAAACCAAGAAGCCTTTCGAGGGCGTTGTTCCGAACATGCAGCGCCGGTTCCGCGAAACCGATTCAAGCTGGGTACGCGAGGAACTGAGCAAATATCAGTCGAACAATGACTGTTCCGTCTGTGGTGGCCACCGTCTCAAACAGGAAGCCCTGGCCGTCAAGATTGGCGGTCTGCATATCGGCGAAGTGACGGCGATGGGCATCTCGGAAGCACGGGACTGGTTCTCGACCATCAACGAAAGCCTGAACGAACAGCGTCAGGCCATCGCCTACCGTATTCTGAGAGAGATCAACGAGCGGCTCGGCTTCCTGTGCAATGTCGGTCTTGAATATCTGACCCTGTCTCGTTCGTCCGCCACACTGTCAGGTGGTGAAAGCCAGCGCATCCGTCTCGCCAGCCAGATCGGTTCGGGGCTGACCGGCGTGCTCTATGTGCTGGACGAACCATCAATCGGCCTGCATTCCCGCGACAATGAACGTCTGCTGATGACGCTGAAACGGCTGCGCGACCTCGGCAATACCGTACTGGTTGTCGAGCATGATGAAGAAGCCATGCGGACTGCCGACTTTCTGGTCGATATGGGACCGGGTGCCGGTATTCACGGCGGCCATGTTGTTGCCGCAGACGTTCCTGACAAGGTGATCGCGAATCCGGACAGCCTGACCGGCCAGTATCTGGCCGGTTACCGCCAGATCGATATTCCCAAGAAACGTCGCAGCGCCAACCGCAACCGGTTTCTCACTATCAAGGGAGCGCGGGCCAACAATCTGCAGAACGTTACTGCAAAGATACCGATGGGCACGCTGACCTGCATCACCGGCGTTTCAGGTGGCGGCAAGTCGTCACTGGTGATTGAAACCCTCTACAAGGCGCTGGCCCGGCGGATGAATGGTGCCCGCGCCCTGCCCGGCGAACATGACAGCATCACCGGTGTCGAGTTTCTCGACAAGATCATCGATATCGACCAGTCACCGATTGGCCGCACACCGCGCTCCAACCCGGCGACCTATACCGGGGCCTTCACCCCGATCCGCGAATGGTTTGCCGGACTGCCGGTGGCCAAGGAACGTGGCTATTCCCCCGGTCGTTTCAGCTTCAACGTCAAGGGCGGGCGCTGCGAGGCCTGTCAGGGCGATGGCGTGGTCAAGATCGAGATGCATTTCCTGCCGGACGTTTATGTCCAGTGCGATGTCTGCAAGGGCAAACGCTACAACCGGGAAACCCTGGAAATCCGCTTCCGCGGCAAATCCATCGCCGACGTGCTCGACATGACGGTTGAGGAAGGGGCTGAATTCTTCAAGGCAGTACCGCTGATCCGTGAAAAAATGGACACCCTTGCCCGGGTCGGCCTTGGCTACATTCATATCGGGCAGCGCGCGACGACATTGTCCGGCGGTGAAGCCCAGCGCATCAAGCTGTCAAAAGAACTGTCCAAACGCGCGACAGGGAAAACGCTCTATATCCTCGACGAGCCGACAACCGGCCTGCATTTCGAAGATATCCGCAGATTGCTGGAAGTCCTTCAGGAACTGGTGGAATCCGGCAATACGGTGGTGGTGATCGAACATAACATGGACGTCATCAAGACCGCCGATCATGTCATTGATATCGGTCCGGAAGGTGGCACCGGCGGCGGGCGTATCGTCGCGACAGGCACGCCGGAAGACATCATCGAAGTGGCTGAAAGCTACACCGGCAAGTTTCTCAAGCCCCTGCTCGAGCGCAAACCGGTGAAGAAAAGCGCCTGA
- a CDS encoding DUF502 domain-containing protein has product MLTRNTERKAGFGSRLRGYFLAGILVTAPIGITVMLAWWFIGWVDDRVVHLIPHTYNPETYLPTALQGFGIPGLGLLVVIIVLTLIGMLTAGFAGRFIVRLSERILAQMPVVSKLYSALKQIFETVMAQKSDAFRQAVLIEYPRRGIWAIGFLTGTTEGEVQNLTQERVVNVFLPTTPNPTSGFLLFLPKEDVIPLTMKVEDAIKMVVSGGIVTPPDRRTDAEKAQPKTSAKTFERLDIAREKQTSGRLDT; this is encoded by the coding sequence ATGTTAACCCGTAATACGGAACGTAAGGCCGGTTTTGGCAGCAGGCTGCGCGGCTATTTTCTGGCCGGTATTCTGGTTACGGCCCCGATAGGTATTACCGTGATGCTGGCCTGGTGGTTCATCGGCTGGGTTGATGACCGTGTCGTGCATCTGATCCCGCATACCTATAATCCGGAAACCTATTTACCTACGGCGTTGCAGGGCTTCGGTATTCCCGGCCTCGGTCTGCTGGTGGTCATCATCGTGCTGACGCTGATCGGTATGCTGACCGCTGGTTTTGCCGGTCGTTTCATCGTTCGCCTGTCAGAGCGGATCCTGGCCCAGATGCCGGTGGTCAGTAAGCTGTACAGTGCCCTGAAGCAGATATTCGAAACTGTCATGGCGCAGAAGTCGGATGCTTTCCGGCAGGCCGTCCTGATCGAATATCCCCGGCGTGGTATCTGGGCTATCGGTTTTCTGACCGGCACCACCGAAGGCGAGGTACAGAACCTGACGCAGGAGCGGGTGGTCAATGTGTTCCTGCCGACCACGCCAAACCCGACGTCCGGGTTTCTGCTGTTCCTGCCGAAGGAAGATGTCATACCGCTGACCATGAAGGTCGAAGATGCCATCAAGATGGTCGTCTCCGGCGGTATTGTTACCCCGCCGGACCGCCGTACAGATGCGGAAAAAGCTCAGCCGAAAACATCGGCCAAGACCTTTGAACGGCTGGACATCGCGCGGGAGAAACAGACGTCAGGCCGGCTGGATACCTGA
- a CDS encoding amidase, whose protein sequence is MTKELAAQPLADIAERLKASPALVDELEESVTAARDAQPDHDPTPYREWRPDVLADMQTEAEKLLQAGKAGPLAGIPVSVKDLYGVSDMETYAGTPKALPEKFSREGWLISLLRKQGTAFTGKTHTVEFAFGGLGVNGHWGSVRNPWDPSVHRVSGGSSAGAGVSLSEGSALLALGTDTGGSVRIPAAMTGNVGLKTSIGRWSTDGVVPLSPTLDTVGILTRSVADAAFAFAAIEGKRQVQKAETAALRIGCIRQMAFDGCSPGVTENVMAALKKLEAAGATLIDADFPEAETAFDLLCHSGIPAMELRRFIDAELPDWLESMDWPVKRRMVGTDTSKTGFYEDRLRALAQAVASADARFADVDIMVCPTVAITPPAVAECAEPETYAPSNLLSLRNTAIGNYLGLCGLTLPVGKDSAGMPVGLQLLARGGHDEQLLSAGLAVEGVLGQAADIIGRAPGVVTPPR, encoded by the coding sequence ATGACCAAAGAATTAGCAGCCCAGCCCCTCGCCGATATCGCAGAACGCCTGAAAGCCAGCCCTGCCCTGGTTGACGAACTGGAAGAATCGGTAACCGCTGCCCGCGACGCACAACCTGACCATGACCCCACCCCTTACCGGGAATGGCGCCCGGATGTGCTGGCAGATATGCAGACTGAAGCCGAAAAGCTGCTACAGGCAGGCAAGGCTGGCCCTCTCGCCGGAATTCCGGTCTCGGTTAAGGATCTTTATGGTGTCAGTGATATGGAAACTTACGCCGGCACGCCAAAGGCCCTCCCCGAAAAATTCTCTCGGGAGGGATGGCTGATCTCCCTGCTCCGCAAACAGGGTACCGCCTTTACCGGCAAAACCCATACCGTCGAGTTTGCCTTTGGCGGACTGGGCGTCAACGGGCACTGGGGCAGCGTACGCAATCCGTGGGATCCGTCAGTCCACCGGGTTTCCGGCGGCTCCAGCGCTGGCGCCGGTGTCAGCCTGTCAGAAGGTTCGGCCCTGCTGGCGCTGGGAACAGACACCGGTGGTTCGGTGCGTATTCCGGCAGCCATGACAGGTAATGTCGGTCTGAAGACTTCGATTGGGCGCTGGTCAACGGATGGTGTTGTCCCGCTGAGTCCGACGCTCGACACGGTTGGTATTCTGACCCGCAGTGTCGCTGATGCCGCCTTTGCCTTTGCCGCCATTGAGGGCAAAAGACAGGTTCAGAAGGCTGAAACCGCAGCGCTTCGCATCGGCTGCATCCGTCAGATGGCCTTCGACGGCTGCTCTCCCGGTGTAACAGAAAATGTCATGGCGGCCCTGAAGAAACTGGAAGCCGCCGGGGCTACATTGATCGATGCTGATTTTCCGGAAGCCGAAACAGCTTTTGACCTGCTCTGTCACAGTGGCATTCCGGCGATGGAACTGCGCCGCTTTATCGATGCGGAACTGCCGGACTGGCTCGAAAGCATGGACTGGCCCGTGAAACGCCGGATGGTCGGGACAGACACATCAAAGACCGGTTTTTACGAAGACCGGCTCAGGGCACTGGCACAAGCCGTCGCGTCCGCCGATGCCCGGTTTGCCGATGTTGATATCATGGTCTGCCCGACAGTTGCGATCACCCCACCGGCTGTTGCCGAATGCGCCGAGCCGGAAACCTACGCCCCATCAAACCTGCTGTCCCTGCGCAATACAGCGATCGGCAACTATCTTGGACTTTGCGGACTGACCCTGCCTGTCGGAAAGGACAGCGCCGGCATGCCTGTTGGCCTGCAGCTTCTTGCCCGGGGCGGTCACGACGAACAGTTGCTGTCGGCTGGTCTGGCAGTGGAAGGAGTTCTTGGCCAGGCTGCGGATATCATTGGCCGGGCGCCGGGGGTGGTTACTCCGCCCCGTTAA
- a CDS encoding cyclic nucleotide-binding domain-containing protein, whose translation MSKNVNQKIYFAGNTIFNEGETGTRAFLIKEGEVEIRKQLGNREILLGTIQKGSIFGEMALIDDQPRSASAVAVRDTTVIIISRDVLQGKLASADPFVRGLLNIFVRNLRTMTKRMSALERQLNGAE comes from the coding sequence ATGTCAAAGAACGTCAACCAGAAGATCTATTTCGCCGGGAACACGATCTTTAATGAAGGTGAGACTGGAACCCGTGCCTTTCTGATAAAGGAAGGGGAGGTCGAGATCCGCAAGCAACTCGGCAACCGGGAAATTCTGCTGGGCACAATTCAGAAAGGATCGATTTTCGGGGAAATGGCCCTGATCGACGATCAGCCCAGAAGTGCGTCTGCCGTTGCGGTGCGTGATACCACGGTCATCATCATTTCCCGGGATGTTCTGCAGGGAAAACTGGCTTCTGCCGACCCGTTTGTTCGGGGCTTGCTGAATATTTTCGTGCGCAACCTCCGGACAATGACGAAACGGATGAGCGCCCTGGAACGGCAGCTTAACGGGGCGGAGTAA
- a CDS encoding NUDIX domain-containing protein → MKRDFPDRPLVGVGVVVLKGDSVLMIRRGTPPRVGQWSIPGGGQELGETVAEAAVREVLEETGVSITVKGLIDVVDLIRPSEDPDRTGIEFHYTLIDLAAVWQDGEPFAGDDVTDARWVAIDDLANYTLWSETERIIRLAGDVISRTSTLSE, encoded by the coding sequence GTGAAACGTGACTTTCCTGACCGACCTCTTGTTGGTGTCGGCGTCGTCGTGCTGAAAGGCGATTCTGTTCTGATGATCCGCCGCGGAACACCGCCGAGAGTTGGCCAGTGGAGCATTCCCGGCGGCGGCCAGGAACTCGGTGAAACGGTCGCTGAGGCCGCTGTTCGGGAAGTTCTGGAAGAAACAGGCGTCAGCATCACAGTCAAAGGCCTTATCGACGTGGTTGATCTGATCCGGCCTTCAGAAGACCCCGACCGGACCGGGATCGAGTTTCACTATACGCTGATTGACCTCGCCGCTGTCTGGCAGGATGGCGAGCCATTTGCCGGAGACGATGTCACCGATGCCCGCTGGGTCGCCATAGACGATCTTGCCAACTATACCCTGTGGAGCGAGACAGAACGGATTATCCGTCTCGCCGGAGATGTCATCAGCCGGACATCAACGCTCTCCGAATGA
- a CDS encoding HlyD family type I secretion periplasmic adaptor subunit: MSNTEVVPQASGGAVAAATGGKPLVPSPIKQGSRNARHLAQSVVLEEAGVSGLLRAAMFLIFAAVASFIAWSYFTEIDEVAVTFGEVIPDGKVKLVQHLEGGIVGAILVKEDEYVEEGQVLIKIDPAQTAAELEQMRKRRAGLALQAERLRSFAFNREFDQTVVDSRYNSLINDQVQILRQQRGSLDARMDVVQTQIATREAEIRTFERQESSLLRQIASVREELQLREGLLKKGLMSKIIVLDTQREMDRLQGELSRLRGQTAQSREQLIESQSRLLETEEASRDTALQEMGTVASELSQVEEAVKRLEERFGRLDVRAPVAGYVQGLQTVTLSGVIAPGGVVCEIVPGDSNLVIESKITVRDIGHVTEGQEVTVKVTTYDFARYGGVKGRLVRISESTFLDEQNEPYYKGIIEMDQNYVGDEEDGHVVRPGMTVQADISTGSKSLFSYLLKPIYSSIQTSFGER, from the coding sequence ATGAGCAATACTGAGGTCGTTCCACAGGCATCAGGCGGCGCTGTTGCTGCAGCAACCGGTGGCAAGCCACTGGTCCCGTCACCGATCAAGCAGGGCAGCCGGAATGCGCGACATCTGGCGCAGTCGGTCGTGCTGGAAGAAGCAGGTGTATCCGGACTGTTGCGCGCTGCGATGTTCCTGATCTTTGCCGCCGTCGCGAGCTTTATTGCCTGGTCCTATTTCACTGAAATTGATGAAGTCGCCGTAACCTTTGGTGAAGTTATCCCTGACGGTAAGGTGAAGCTGGTACAGCATCTGGAAGGCGGCATTGTCGGTGCCATCCTGGTTAAGGAAGACGAATATGTCGAAGAAGGACAGGTTCTGATCAAGATTGACCCGGCCCAGACCGCTGCGGAACTGGAACAGATGCGCAAACGCCGGGCCGGTCTGGCCTTGCAGGCGGAACGGCTGAGATCCTTTGCTTTTAACCGGGAATTCGACCAGACGGTTGTCGACAGCCGGTATAACTCACTCATTAACGATCAGGTCCAGATTCTGAGACAGCAGCGTGGTTCGCTGGATGCACGGATGGATGTTGTGCAAACCCAGATTGCGACCCGTGAAGCGGAAATCCGGACCTTTGAGCGGCAGGAAAGTTCATTGCTGCGGCAGATTGCCAGTGTCCGGGAAGAACTGCAGTTGCGTGAAGGGCTGCTGAAGAAGGGCCTGATGTCGAAGATCATCGTGCTGGACACCCAGCGCGAGATGGATCGCCTGCAGGGTGAATTGTCCCGGCTGCGCGGTCAGACAGCACAAAGCCGTGAGCAGCTGATTGAATCCCAGTCGCGTTTGCTGGAAACGGAAGAAGCGTCCCGTGACACTGCCCTGCAGGAAATGGGGACGGTAGCCAGTGAACTGTCTCAGGTTGAAGAAGCTGTCAAACGACTGGAAGAACGCTTTGGCCGGCTGGATGTGCGTGCCCCGGTTGCCGGATATGTTCAGGGTCTTCAGACTGTCACGCTCAGTGGTGTTATTGCTCCGGGCGGGGTGGTTTGCGAGATTGTCCCGGGTGATTCCAATCTGGTGATTGAATCGAAGATTACTGTTCGTGATATCGGCCATGTCACAGAAGGTCAGGAAGTAACGGTCAAGGTAACCACCTATGACTTCGCCCGTTATGGCGGGGTCAAGGGACGGCTGGTCCGGATCTCCGAATCAACCTTCCTGGATGAGCAGAACGAGCCCTACTACAAGGGCATCATCGAGATGGATCAGAATTATGTCGGAGATGAAGAAGACGGGCATGTGGTTCGTCCGGGGATGACCGTACAGGCGGATATCAGCACCGGTTCAAAATCACTGTTCAGCTATCTTCTGAAACCGATTTATTCCTCAATCCAGACATCATTCGGAGAGCGTTGA